In Solanum pennellii chromosome 7, SPENNV200, the following are encoded in one genomic region:
- the LOC107026283 gene encoding 4-hydroxyphenylpyruvate dioxygenase, translating into MGKQAAAAADDQQLPGDIEDKFKLVGFNNFVRTNPRSDFFTVKRFHHIEFWCGDATNTARRFSWGLGLPIAAISDLSTGNSVHASYLLRSSSSSQLQFLFTAPYSPAISTPSSSSIPTFSVSSHRSFTATHGLGVRAIALEVENSRLAFSTCVSHGAKPVSEPVILNDEVVIAEVHLYGDVVLRFVSFLKDSNCFVFLPGFESVEGAHLDYGIRRLDHAVGNVPELGPVVEYIKSFTGFHEFAEFTAEDVGTAESGLNSVVLANNDETVLFPLNEPVYGTKRKSQIQTYLEHNEGAGVQHLALVTEDIFRTLREMRKRSGIGGFEFMPSPPPTYYKNLKTRAGDILSDEQIQECEELGILVDRDDQGTLLQIFTKPVGDRPTIFLEIIQRIGCMLKNEEGELYQKGGCGGFGKGNFSELFKSIEEYEKTLEAKQNTQVAIA; encoded by the exons ATGGGCAAACAAGCCGCTGCCGCCGCCGATGACCAACAACTCCCCGGCGACATTGAAGATAAATTCAAGCTAGTGGGTTTTAACAATTTTGTCCGTACTAATCCTCGTTCAGATTTCTTCACTGTTAAACGCTTCCATCACATTGAATTTTGGTGCGGCGACGCTACCAATACTGCTCGTCGCTTTTCATGGGGTCTCGGTTTGCCAATTGCTGCTATATCTGATCTTTCTACTGGAAACTCCGTCCATGCTTCTTATCTTCTtcgttcttcttcttcttcccaacTTCAATTCCTTTTCACTGCTCCTTATTCCCCTGCTATCTCTACcccttcttcttcatcaattccAACTTTCTCCGTTTCTTCTCACCGATCCTTCACGGCTACCCACGGGCTCGGTGTGAGAGCAATAGCATTGGAAGTTGAAAATTCGCGTTTGGCTTTCTCGACCTGTGTTTCTCATGGGGCAAAACCCGTTTCGGAACCAGTCATTTTGAATGATGAAGTTGTGATTGCCGAAGTTCATCTCTACGGCGACGTCGTTTTGCGGTTTGTGAGTTTTCTCAAAGATTCGAATTGCTTCGTTTTTCTTCCAGGCTTTGAATCAGTTGAGGGAGCCCATCTTGACTATGGTATTCGCCGGCTGGACCACGCTGTAGGGAATGTCCCGGAGCTGGGTCCGGTTGTAGAGTATATCAAAAGCTTTACTGGGTTTCATGAATTTGCGGAGTTTACCGCTGAGGATGTTGGGACAGCTGAGAGTGGGCTGAATTCTGTGGTGTTGGCAAACAATGATGAAACTGTTTTGTTTCCGCTGAATGAACCGGTGTATGGCACTAAAAGGAAGAGTCAAATTCAGACGTATTTGGAGCACAATGAAGGGGCAGGAGTGCAGCATTTAGCTTTGGTAACTGAGGATATATTTAGAACTTTGAGGGAAATGAGGAAAAGGAGTGGAATTGGAGGATTTGAATTCATGCCATCGCCTCCCCCGACGTATTATAAGAATTTGAAGACCAGGGCAGGGGATATACTGAGTGATGAGCAAATACAGGAATGTGAAGAATTGGGGATCTTGGTGGATAGGGATGATCAGGGGACTCTGcttcagatattcacaaagccTGTAGGGGATAG GCCTACAATTTTTCTCGAAATAATTCAGAGAATAGGGTGCATGCTGAAAAACGAGGAAGGAGAGCTTTATCAGAAGGGTGGATGTGGAGGCTTCGGAAAGGGAAATTTCTCAGAGCTCTTTAAATccattgaagaatatgaaaagacACTTGAAGCTAAACAAAACACTCAAGTAGCGATTGCTTGA